One part of the Glycine max cultivar Williams 82 chromosome 14, Glycine_max_v4.0, whole genome shotgun sequence genome encodes these proteins:
- the LOC100807603 gene encoding sulfite exporter TauE/SafE family protein 3 isoform X1, translating into MGSKWMWLILHFASVLVFVWGDRTILKVEGPMLLDNSQRYEGSFISKAVNFLWQPGESGYQHVWPDMEFGWQIILGTIVGFFGAAFGSVGGVGGGGIFVPMLSLIIGFDAKSSTAISKCMIMGAALSTVYYNLNLRHPTLDLPIIDYDLALLIQPMLMLGISIGVAFNVVVADWMVTMLLLVLFLGTSTKAFFKGVETWKKETIMKEEDARKQATNGVGSEVEYTPIPSGPGSDIAKDTRNEEVSMLENVYWKEFGLLVFVWVSFLGIQIAMNQTSKCSTIYWVLNMLQIPISVGVSGYEAASLYKGRRQISSVGDQGKTFTSQQLTIYCIFGVLAGIVGGLLGIGGGFVMGPLFLELGVPPQVSSATATFAMTFSSSMSVVEYYLLKRFPVPYALYFIAVAAISAIVGQHIVRKLIDVLGRASLIIFVLAFTILVSAVSLGGVGIVAMVKKIENHEYMGFDDLCTYDS; encoded by the exons atggGGTCGAAGTGGATGTGGTTGATATTACACTTTGCATCGGTTTTGGTGTTTGTTTGGGGAGATAGAACAATTTTGAAGGTGGAAGGGCCTATGTTGTTGGATAATTCACAGAGATATGAAGGCAGTTTCATTAGCAAAGCAGTGAACTTCTTATGGCAACCAGGGGAATCAGGTTATCAACACGTTTGGCCA GACATGGAATTTGGGTGGCAAATTATCTTGGGTACCATTGTTGGATTCTTTGGAGCAGCATTTGGAAGTGTAGGtggtgttggtggtggtggcatATTCGTTCCTATGCTCAGCCTTATTATTGGCTTTGATGCAAAATCCTCCACAGCTATCTCAAAAT GTATGATAATGGGTGCAGCTTTGTCAACTGTTTACTATAATCTTAATCTAAGGCACCCCACACTGGATTTGCCCATCATCGACTATGATTTGGCACTGCTCATTCAACCAATGCTCATGCTTGGCATTAGCATTGGAGTGGCCTTCAATGTCGTAGTTGCTGACTGGATGGTCACAATGCTGCTTCTTGTTCTCTTTTTAG GAACATCCACAAAAGCATTCTTCAAGGGTGTTGAAACATGGAAAAAGGAAACCATAATGAAAGAG GAAGATGCTAGGAAACAAGCGACAAATG GTGTTGGTTCTGAAGTAGAATACACACCAATTCCCAGTGGACCTGGCAGTGACATTGCAAAGGACACCAGAAACGAGGAG GTGTCTATGCTTGAAAATGTGTACTGGAAGGAGTTTGgacttcttgtttttgtttgggTTTCATTCCTTGGAATACAGATTGCCATG AACCAGACAAGCAAATGTTCAACAATATATTGGGTACTGAACATGTTGCAG ATTCCAATTTCAGTTGGGGTATCTGGATATGAGGCAGCTTCCTTGTATAAAGGACGGAGACAAATTTCTTCAGTGGGAGATCAAGGGAAAACTTTTACTTCTCAGCAGCTAACTATATATTGTATCTTTGGTGTATTGGCTGGAATAGTTGGTGGCTTACTGGGAATAGGTGGAGGATTCGTAATGGGGCCACTCTTTTTGGAGCTGGGAGTCCCACCTCAG GTTTCAAGTGCCACAGCCACCTTTGCCATGACCTTTTCCTCATCTATGTCTGTTGTAGAATACTACCTGCTCAAACGTTTTCCAGTTCCTTATG CTCTGTACTTTATTGCGGTTGCTGCTATTTCAGCAATTGTAGGGCAGCATATTGTGAGAAAGCTGATCGATGTGCTTGGGAGAGCATCTCTAATCATCTTTGTTCTAGCCTTCACAATACTTGTCAGCGCAGTCTCACTAG GTGGAGTTGGCATTGTAGCAATGGTCAAAAAGATTGAAAATCACGAGTATATGGGATTTGATGACCTCTGCACATATGATTCATAG
- the LOC100807603 gene encoding sulfite exporter TauE/SafE family protein 3 isoform X2, giving the protein MGSKWMWLILHFASVLVFVWGDRTILKVEGPMLLDNSQRYEGSFISKAVNFLWQPGESGYQHVWPDMEFGWQIILGTIVGFFGAAFGSVGGVGGGGIFVPMLSLIIGFDAKSSTAISKCMIMGAALSTVYYNLNLRHPTLDLPIIDYDLALLIQPMLMLGISIGVAFNVVVADWMVTMLLLVLFLGTSTKAFFKGVETWKKETIMKEEDARKQATNGVGSEVEYTPIPSGPGSDIAKDTRNEEVSMLENVYWKEFGLLVFVWVSFLGIQIAMNQTSKCSTIYWVLNMLQIPISVGVSGYEAASLYKGRRQISSVGDQGKTFTSQQLTIYCIFGVLAGIVGGLLGIGGGFVMGPLFLELGVPPQ; this is encoded by the exons atggGGTCGAAGTGGATGTGGTTGATATTACACTTTGCATCGGTTTTGGTGTTTGTTTGGGGAGATAGAACAATTTTGAAGGTGGAAGGGCCTATGTTGTTGGATAATTCACAGAGATATGAAGGCAGTTTCATTAGCAAAGCAGTGAACTTCTTATGGCAACCAGGGGAATCAGGTTATCAACACGTTTGGCCA GACATGGAATTTGGGTGGCAAATTATCTTGGGTACCATTGTTGGATTCTTTGGAGCAGCATTTGGAAGTGTAGGtggtgttggtggtggtggcatATTCGTTCCTATGCTCAGCCTTATTATTGGCTTTGATGCAAAATCCTCCACAGCTATCTCAAAAT GTATGATAATGGGTGCAGCTTTGTCAACTGTTTACTATAATCTTAATCTAAGGCACCCCACACTGGATTTGCCCATCATCGACTATGATTTGGCACTGCTCATTCAACCAATGCTCATGCTTGGCATTAGCATTGGAGTGGCCTTCAATGTCGTAGTTGCTGACTGGATGGTCACAATGCTGCTTCTTGTTCTCTTTTTAG GAACATCCACAAAAGCATTCTTCAAGGGTGTTGAAACATGGAAAAAGGAAACCATAATGAAAGAG GAAGATGCTAGGAAACAAGCGACAAATG GTGTTGGTTCTGAAGTAGAATACACACCAATTCCCAGTGGACCTGGCAGTGACATTGCAAAGGACACCAGAAACGAGGAG GTGTCTATGCTTGAAAATGTGTACTGGAAGGAGTTTGgacttcttgtttttgtttgggTTTCATTCCTTGGAATACAGATTGCCATG AACCAGACAAGCAAATGTTCAACAATATATTGGGTACTGAACATGTTGCAG ATTCCAATTTCAGTTGGGGTATCTGGATATGAGGCAGCTTCCTTGTATAAAGGACGGAGACAAATTTCTTCAGTGGGAGATCAAGGGAAAACTTTTACTTCTCAGCAGCTAACTATATATTGTATCTTTGGTGTATTGGCTGGAATAGTTGGTGGCTTACTGGGAATAGGTGGAGGATTCGTAATGGGGCCACTCTTTTTGGAGCTGGGAGTCCCACCTCAG TGA